CTCGGCACATTGAGAAAAGTAATAATCTAAATAATAACTCATTAAGGCATCTTCGTGAATCAAATCGTCATTCACACCTTCCTCACGCATTAGGTTAATTACCGAAATATTCGAGTGAATCACGTCTTGAAGATTTTCACTGTTGAAGGCCGTTTCCGAAACTATTATTCTACCGAATTCCATATGGTTTGTGTTTATATTTTTGGCAAATTTCCGTTAAATAAAAACAGAAATGAAATACAATTTAATTTAAATGCTATCCGATTCGTTACTGTTCTCTTTCTGATTCATTTTTGTAACTAGAGCTTTCAATCGTAAGGCTTTTTCTTTTTTCTCCTCTTGAAGTTTTGCTTTTTTCCGATTTAGCAATTTGGTATGCAAAGCCTTATTTTTAGTGTTTTTTTCGGGTCCTTTTGCCATAATATTAAAGCTTCTTTAGTTCTGTTTGCAAATATAAATAACAGGTTGCTTACGAACACATATTTAAAGAAATGTTTAAAATTAATATAACAACATTTAAGGAAAAATCATTTCCCAAAGATACCAGTAGTTTTAAATAAGAGATCCAAAGCTTTAATAGTTTCGAATTATTAAAATAAAAGAAAAATACTGTTAAAATAATTATTCAATACTATTCTTTAATTAAATTTGTTAGTTTTGTCTTACAAATAAATTTTAAAATTTAAATAAAATGAAAAAAATCATTCTTTTAGCAACAGTTTGCTTTATGTCAATTGGTGCATTTGCGCAAGCCCCTTTAGAAAATGGTGCGTTACAATTAAATGCTGGCCTTGGATCTTCAGGATGGGGAACTCCTATTTATGTTGGTCTTGATTATGGTGTTGGAAATAATTTTACCGTTGGTGGTGAATTATCATATCAATCAAAAAGTGCAACTTATGCATCAACAAAATATAAATCAACAGCAATTGGAATTGGAGCTAATGGTAACTACCATTTTAATGCCCTTTTAGATATTCCTAGTAAATGGGACTTATATGCAGGTCTTGGAATTAATTATTACGTGTGGAAATATGACAATGAGTTGTATAAAACTAGTGACAATTCAAATATTGGACTTGGAGCACAAATTGGCGGTAGATACTTTTTTAGTGATAAATTTGGAGTAAATTTAGAAGTTGGTGGCGGTAGTGCAACATCTGGTGCTAAAATAGGAGTAACCTATAAATTATAGTCTATTTATTTATTTCTAATAAAGAATTTAAAAAAAGGGTTGTCTGAAAATCAGATAACCCTTTTTGTTTTTAGGTATTTTTAAATAATATTTTAAATCAAAATTAAAAAAAAGTATAGTATCTAAAGGCAATCATCTATTTTTGCAAATTATTCTGAATTTTTTTAATCTCATTTTAGGATAAATTTTTTCAGGACATAAATCTAATTATATGATACAGAATCCAAAAAGATATACGATTACAGCGGCATTGCCTTATACAAACGGACCGATTCACATTGGGCATTTGGCGGGTGTTTACGTGCCTTCTGATATTTATTCTCGTTATTTACGTTTGCAAGGAAGAGACGTTTTGTTTGTTTGCGGAAGCGATGAACATGGTGTTGCGATTTCGATGAAAGCCAAAAAAGAAGGCATTACACCGCAACAAGTAATCGATAAATACGATGGAATTATTCGTAAATCATTCTCGGATTTTGGAATTTCGTTTGATAATTATTCCAGAACTTCTGCTAAAATTCACCATGATACGGCTTCGGAATTTTTCAGAACTTTATACGATAAAGGTGATTTTATTGAAGAAGTGACCGAACAATTGTATGATGCAAAAGCGGATCAGTTTTTGGCAGACCGCTTTGTTGTTGGGACTTGCCCGAAATGTGGCAACGAAGAAGCTTACGGTGACCAATGCGAAAAATGTGGTTCTACCTTAAACGCTACCGATTTGATTAATCCAAAATCGACAATTACAGGAGAAACGCCTATTTTGAAATCTACGAAACACTGGTTTTTGCCTTTGGATCGTT
Above is a window of Flavobacterium sp. 123 DNA encoding:
- a CDS encoding outer membrane beta-barrel protein, which gives rise to MKKIILLATVCFMSIGAFAQAPLENGALQLNAGLGSSGWGTPIYVGLDYGVGNNFTVGGELSYQSKSATYASTKYKSTAIGIGANGNYHFNALLDIPSKWDLYAGLGINYYVWKYDNELYKTSDNSNIGLGAQIGGRYFFSDKFGVNLEVGGGSATSGAKIGVTYKL